The following proteins are encoded in a genomic region of Nymphalis io chromosome 8, ilAglIoxx1.1, whole genome shotgun sequence:
- the LOC126770130 gene encoding uncharacterized protein LOC126770130, whose amino-acid sequence MNFRLEDSTCQKLPPKFEEVVKGVIKKTQSPELIQKDIFLTLIIYMLTENGFVPVVRDTLKSDSVKVLDINQISMWWSLSTEVCEIIFILAGFSDIPVKLLMCPLATTVLINVFINDVNSDVYSICLPISQYVASPEATPIPMIFRDLKQLTYMFKNKIVTPVKSSILSYCGYSSASLIGLPEEVLLNILLSLPINDVINVAQTCKRLASLLESSRLWHKLLIRDFSKEVVSEKNDWKKLYKDAYIAQKEERRRSCRLTGTLHDLMDFSDFVSYIDNPLWDVII is encoded by the coding sequence atgaattttagaCTAGAAGACAGTACATGTCAAAAATTACCTCCTAAGTTTGAAGAAGTCGTAAAgggagtaataaaaaaaacacaatctcCAGAGTTGATTCAGAAAGACATATttctaacattaattatttatatgttgacaGAGAATGGTTTTGTACCAGTTGTCCGAGATACGCTTAAGAGTGATTCAGTAAAAGTTTTGGATATTAATCAAATATCTATGTGGTGGTCATTAAGTACAGAAGTATGtgagataatatttatactgGCAGGCTTTAGTGACATACCAGTAAAATTATTGATGTGTCCATTGGCTACAACAGttttgataaatgtttttatcaatGATGTTAATTCAGACGTTTATTCCATTTGTTTGCCAATAAGCCAATATGTTGCATCACCTGAGGCTACACCTATTCCCATGATTTTTCGGGATTTAAAACAATTGACATAcatgttcaaaaataaaattgtaactccAGTCAAGAGTTCAATACTTAGCTATTGTGGCTACTCTAGTGCAAGTCTAATTGGCCTTCCTGAAGAGGTATTGCTTAATATACTTTTGAGCTTACCAATAAATGATGTAATAAATGTGGCTCAAACTTGTAAAAGATTAGCTTCCTTGTTGGAAAGTTCAAGGCTTTGGCATAAACTATTAATAAGAGATTTTAGTAAAGAAGTAGTTAGTGAGAAAAATGAttggaaaaaattatataaggatGCATATATTGCTCAAAAAGAAGAAAGAAGGAGGTCATGCCGCTTGACTGGAACATTACATGATTTGATGGATTTCTCAGATTTTGTGTCATATATTGATAATCCACTATGggatgttataatataa